The Vulpes vulpes isolate BD-2025 chromosome 10, VulVul3, whole genome shotgun sequence genome has a window encoding:
- the PITPNM2 gene encoding membrane-associated phosphatidylinositol transfer protein 2 isoform X2 produces MIIKEYRIPLPMTVEEYRIAQLYMIQKKSRNETYGEGSGVEILENRPYTDGPGGSGQYTHKVYHVGMHIPSWFRSILPKAALRVVEESWNAYPYTRTRFTCPFVEKFSIDIETFYKTDAGENPNVFSLSPVEKNQLTIDFIDIVKDPVPPNEYKMEEDPKLFHSIKTQRGPLSDNWIEEYKQQVFPIMCAYKLCKVEFRYWGMQSKIERFIHDTGLRKVMVRAHRQAWCWQDEWYGLNMENIRELEKEAQLMLSRKMAQFNEDDEEAAELAKDEASQAQAPGEPPQPSSSSGEPLAGRGLKKQWSTSSKSSRSSKRGASPSRHSISEWRMQSIARDSDESSDDEYFDAHEDLSDSEEIFPKDITKWSSNDLMDKIESPEPEDTQDGLYRQSAPEFRVASSVEQLNIIEDEVSPPLAAPASTIHVLLLVLHGGTILDTGTGDPSSKQGDANTIATVFDTVMRVHYPSALGRLSIRLVPCPPICSDAFALVSNLSPYSHDEGCLSSSQDHIPLAALPLLATSSPQYQEAIATVIQRANLAYGDFIKSQEGMTFSGQICLIGDCVGGILAFDALCYSSQPVSESQSSSRRGSVASVQETDLLSPGTLVNAAHGTSGSSGLESSRHLSRSNIDIPRSNGVEDPKRQWPRKRSDSSTYELDTIQQHQAFLSSLHASVLRNEPSSRRSSSSTMLDGSGAVGKFDFEIADLFLFGCPLGLVLALRKTVIPTLDVFQLRPACQQVYNLFHPADPSASRLEPLLERRFHALPPFSIPRYQRYPLGDGCSTLLVETVQRNPELVLEGGPLAPLPPGDGFLETSIPVPALTWQDGPRPSPGCAESDALQTHNTVFQEHVAPSSPSAAPTTRGFRRASEISIASQVSGMAESYTASSIAQKAPASLSHTPSVRRLSLLALPPLSPTTPGSHPQAGQESPSLKQAPRLPDLDIREVAAKWWGQKRIDYALYCPDALTAFPTVALPHLFHASYWESTDVVSFLLRQVMRHDNSSILELDGKEVSVFTPSKPREKWQRKRTHVKLRNVTANHRINDAVANEDGPQVLTGRFMYGPLDMVTLTGEKVDVHIMMQPPSGEWLYLDTLVTNSSGRVSYTIPETHRLGVGVYPIKMVVRGDHTFADSYITVLPKGTEFVVFSIDGSFAASVSIMGSDPKVRAGAVDVVRHWQDLGYLIIYVTGRPDMQKQRVVAWLAQHNFPHGVVSFCDGLVHDPLRHKANFLKLLISELHLRVHAAYGSTKDVAVYSSISLSPMQIYIVGRPTKKLQQQCQFITDGYAAHLAQLKYNHRARPARNAATRMALRKGSFGLPGQGDFLRSRNHLLRTISAQPSGPGHRHDRTQSQADGEQRGQRSMSVAAGCWGRTMAGRLEPGAAAGPK; encoded by the exons ATGATCATTAAGGAATATCGGATTCCTCTGCCCATGACCGTGGAGGAGTACCGCATCGCCCAGCTGTACATGATACAG AAGAAGAGCCGTAACGAAACGTATGGCGAAGGCAGTGGCGTAGAGATCTTGGAGAACCGGCCGTACACAGACGGCCCCGGCGGCTCTGGGCAGTACACACACAAGGTGTACCATGTGGGCATGCACATCCCCAGCTGGTTCCGCTCCATCCTGCCCAAGGCAGCCCTGAGGGTGGTTGAGGAATCCTGGAACGCCTACCCCTATACCCGAACCAG GTTCACTTGCCCCTTTGTGGAGAAATTCTCCATTGACATCGAAACTTTTTATAAAACGGATGCTGGAGAAAACCCTAATGTGTTCAGCCTGTCTCCTGTGGAGAAGAACCAGCTGACAATCG ACTTCATCGACATCGTCAAAGACCCTGTGCCCCCCAACGAGTATAAGATGGAAGAAGACCCCAAGCTATTCCATTCGATCAAGACACAGCGGGGGCCCCTGTCTGACAATTGGATTGAGGAGTACAAGCAGCAGGTGTTTCCCATAATGTGTGCCTACAAGCTCTGCAAGGTGGAGTTCCGCTATTGGGGCATGCAGTCCAAGATCGAGAGGTTCATCCATGACacgg GCCTGCGGAAGGTGATGGTGAGGGCCCACCGGCAGGCCTGGTGCTGGCAGGACGAGTGGTACGGGCTCAATATGGAGAACATCcgggagctggagaaagaagcGCAGCTCATGCTGTCCCGCAAGATGGCCCAGTTCAATGAAGATGATGAAGAGGCTGCCGAACTGGCCAAGGACGAAgccagccaggcccaggcccctggggagCCCCCCCAGCCCAGCAGTAGCAGCGGGGAGCCCCTGGCAGGCCGGGGCCTCAAGAAACAGTGGTCTACATCCTCCAAGTCCTCGCGGTCATCTAAGCGGGGAG CCAGCCCTTCCCGCCACAGCATCTCCGAGTGGAGGATGCAGAGTATCGCCCGGGACTCAGACGAGAGCTCAGACGACGAGTACTTCGACGCTCATG aggACCTGTCTGATTCAGAAGAAATATTCCCCAAGGACATCACCAAGTGGAGCTCCAATGACCTCATGGACAAAATTGAAAGTCCTGAGCCGGAGGATACACAGG ACGGTCTATACCGCCAGAGCGCCCCTGAATTCAGGGTGGCTTCCAGTGTGGAGCAGCTGAACATCATTGAG GACGAGGTCAGCCCACCCCTGGCTGCGCCGGCCTCCACAATCCACgtgttgctgctggtgctgcatGGAGGGACCATCCTGGACACGGGCACTGGAGACCCCAGCTCCAAGCAGGGCGACGCCAACACCATTGCCACCGTGTTCGACACCGTCATGCGTGTGCATTACCCCAGTGCCCTGGGCCGCCTCTCCATCCGCCTGGTGCCCTGCCCGCCCATCTGCTCCGATGCCTTCGCCCTTGTCTCCAA cctcagcccctaCAGCCACGATGAAGGCTGTCTGTCCAGCAGCCAGGACCACATCCCCctggctgccctgcccctgctggcCACCTCCTCACCCCAGTACCAGGAGGCGATTGCCACAGTGATTCAGCGGGCCAACCTTGCCTACGGGGACTTCATCAAGTCCCAGGAGGGCATGACCTTCAGTGGGCAG aTCTGCCTCATTGGGGACTGTGTGGGAGGCATCCTGGCATTCGATGCCTTATGCTACAGCAGCCAGCCAGTGTCTGAGAGTCAGAGCAGCAGCCGTCGGGGCAGCGTGGCCAGCGTGCAG GAAACTGACCTGCTGTCCCCCGGCACCCTGGTCAATGCGGCACATGGCACCAGTGGCAGCAGTGGCCTGGAGAGCAGCCGGCACCTGAGCCGCAGCAACATTGATATTCCCCGAAGCAATGGTGTTGAGGACCCCAAAAGGCAGTGGCCCCGAAAGAGGAGCGACTCATCCACCTATGAGCTGGACACCATCCAACAGCACCAGGCCTTCCTATCCAG CCTCCATGCCAGTGTGCTGAGGAACGAGCCCAGCTCCCGCCGTTCGAGCAGCTCCACCATGCTGGATGGCTCAGGGGCCGTGGGGAAATTTGACTTTGAGATCGCAGATCTTTTCCTCTTTGGGTGCCCGCTGGGGCTGGTCCTGGCCTTGAGGAAGACCGTCATCCCTACCCTTGATG tTTTCCAGCTGCGGCCAGCCTGCCAGCAAGTCTACAACCTCTTCCACCCCGCGGACCCGTCGGCCTCTCGCCTGGAGCCGCTGCTGGAGCGGAGATTCCACGCCCTGCCGCCTTTCAGCATCCCCCGCTACCAGCGCTACCCGCTGGGGGACGGCTGCTCCACGCTGCTGG TCGAGACAGTGCAGAGAAACCCTGAGCTGGTCCTGGAGGGCGGGCCcctggcccctctccccccaggggACGGCTTCCTGGAAACCAGTATCCCTGTTCCCGCGCTCACCTGGCAAGACGGGCCCCGCCCGAGCCCGGGCTGTGCTGAGT CAGATGCACTCCAGACCCACAACACGGTCTTTCAAGAGCATGTGGCCCCCTCCTCGCCCAGTGCCGCCCCCACCACCCGAGGTTTCCGCCGAGCCAGTGAGATCAGCATTGCCAGCCAGGTGTCGGGCATGGCCGAGAGCTACACAGCATCCAGCATTGCCCAGA AGGCCCCGGCATCACTCAGCCATACCCCCAGCGTCAGGCGCCTGTCTCTGCTCGccctgccccctctctcccccactaCCCCAGGCTCCCACCCACAGGCCGGGCAAGAGAGCCCCAGCCTGAAGCAGGCCCCCCGCCTCCCTGACTTGGACATCAGAGAAG TTGCAGCAAAATGGTGGGGTCAGAAGCGGATCGACTATGCCCTGTACTGCCCTGACGCCCTGACGGCCTTCCCCACGGTGGCCCTGCCCCACCTCTTCCACGCCAGCTACTGGGAGTCAACAGATGTGGTCTCCTTCCTGCTGAGACAG GTCATGAGGCATGACAACTCCAGCATCCTGGAGCTGGATGGCAAAGAGGTTTCAGTGTTCACCCCCTCAAAGCCAAGAGAGAAGTGGCAGCGCAAGAGGACCCACGTGAAGCTGAGG AATGTGACCGCCAACCACCGGATCAATGACGCAGTCGCCAACGAGGATGGCCCACAGGTTCTGACGGGCCGATTCATGTATGGGCCCCTGGATATGGTCACTCTGACTGGAGAGAAG GTGGATGTGCACATCATGATGCAGCCACCCTCGGGCGAGTGGCTGTACCTGGACACGTTGGTGACCAACAGCAGTGGGCGGGTCTCCTACACCATCCCTGAGACCCACCGCTTGGGTGTGGGCGTCTACCCCATCAAGATGGTGGTCAG GGGAGACCACACGTTTGCTGACAGCTACATCACCGTGCTGCCCAAGGGCACGGAGTTTGTGGTCTTCAGTATTGATGGCTCCTTTGCCGCCAGCGTGTCCATCATGGGCAGCGACCCCAAAGTGCGGGCTGGGGCTGTGGACGTGGTGCG GCACTGGCAGGACCTGGGCTACCTCATCATCTATGTGACGGGCCGGCCTGACATGCAGAAGCAGCGCGTGGTGGCATGGCTGGCCCAGCACAACTTCCCCCACGGTGTGGTGTCCTTCTGTGATGGCCTGGTGCATGACCCGCTACGGCATAAGGCCAACTTCCTGAAGCTGCTCATCTCTGAG CTGCACCTGCGCGTGCACGCGGCCTACGGCTCCACCAAGGACGTGGCAGTCTACAGCTCCATCAGCCTGTCCCCCATGCAGATCTACATCGTGGGCCGGCCCACCAAGAAGCTGCAGCAGCAGTGCCAG TTCATCACGGATGGCTATGCGGCTCACCTGGCCCAGCTCAAGTACAACCACCGGGCACGGCCGGCCCGCAACGCGGCCACCCGCATGGCACTGCGGAAAGGCAGCTTCGGCCTGCCAGGCCAGGGTGACTTCTTGCGCTCCCGGAACCACCTGCTCCGCACCATCTCAGCCCAGCCCAGCGGGCCTGGCCACCGGCATGATCGGACACAGAGCCAGGCAGATGGCGAGCAGCGGGGACAGCGCAGCATGAGTGTGGCAGCTGGCTGCTGGGGCCGCACCATGGCTGGCCGGCTTGAGCCAGGGGCAGCCGCGGGCCCCAAGTAG
- the PITPNM2 gene encoding membrane-associated phosphatidylinositol transfer protein 2 isoform X4, whose translation MIIKEYRIPLPMTVEEYRIAQLYMIQKKSRNETYGEGSGVEILENRPYTDGPGGSGQYTHKVYHVGMHIPSWFRSILPKAALRVVEESWNAYPYTRTRFTCPFVEKFSIDIETFYKTDAGENPNVFSLSPVEKNQLTIGNLHQDFIDIVKDPVPPNEYKMEEDPKLFHSIKTQRGPLSDNWIEEYKQQVFPIMCAYKLCKVEFRYWGMQSKIERFIHDTGLRKVMVRAHRQAWCWQDEWYGLNMENIRELEKEAQLMLSRKMAQFNEDDEEAAELAKDEASQAQAPGEPPQPSSSSGEPLAGRGLKKQWSTSSKSSRSSKRGASPSRHSISEWRMQSIARDSDESSDDEYFDAHEDLSDSEEIFPKDITKWSSNDLMDKIESPEPEDTQDGLYRQSAPEFRVASSVEQLNIIEDEVSPPLAAPASTIHVLLLVLHGGTILDTGTGDPSSKQGDANTIATVFDTVMRVHYPSALGRLSIRLVPCPPICSDAFALVSNLSPYSHDEGCLSSSQDHIPLAALPLLATSSPQYQEAIATVIQRANLAYGDFIKSQEGMTFSGQICLIGDCVGGILAFDALCYSSQPVSESQSSSRRGSVASVQETDLLSPGTLVNAAHGTSGSSGLESSRHLSRSNIDIPRSNGVEDPKRQWPRKRSDSSTYELDTIQQHQAFLSSLHASVLRNEPSSRRSSSSTMLDGSGAVGKFDFEIADLFLFGCPLGLVLALRKTVIPTLDVFQLRPACQQVYNLFHPADPSASRLEPLLERRFHALPPFSIPRYQRYPLGDGCSTLLVETVQRNPELVLEGGPLAPLPPGDGFLETSIPVPALTWQDGPRPSPGCAESDALQTHNTVFQEHVAPSSPSAAPTTRGFRRASEISIASQVSGMAESYTASSIAQIAAKWWGQKRIDYALYCPDALTAFPTVALPHLFHASYWESTDVVSFLLRQVMRHDNSSILELDGKEVSVFTPSKPREKWQRKRTHVKLRNVTANHRINDAVANEDGPQVLTGRFMYGPLDMVTLTGEKVDVHIMMQPPSGEWLYLDTLVTNSSGRVSYTIPETHRLGVGVYPIKMVVRGDHTFADSYITVLPKGTEFVVFSIDGSFAASVSIMGSDPKVRAGAVDVVRHWQDLGYLIIYVTGRPDMQKQRVVAWLAQHNFPHGVVSFCDGLVHDPLRHKANFLKLLISELHLRVHAAYGSTKDVAVYSSISLSPMQIYIVGRPTKKLQQQCQFITDGYAAHLAQLKYNHRARPARNAATRMALRKGSFGLPGQGDFLRSRNHLLRTISAQPSGPGHRHDRTQSQADGEQRGQRSMSVAAGCWGRTMAGRLEPGAAAGPK comes from the exons ATGATCATTAAGGAATATCGGATTCCTCTGCCCATGACCGTGGAGGAGTACCGCATCGCCCAGCTGTACATGATACAG AAGAAGAGCCGTAACGAAACGTATGGCGAAGGCAGTGGCGTAGAGATCTTGGAGAACCGGCCGTACACAGACGGCCCCGGCGGCTCTGGGCAGTACACACACAAGGTGTACCATGTGGGCATGCACATCCCCAGCTGGTTCCGCTCCATCCTGCCCAAGGCAGCCCTGAGGGTGGTTGAGGAATCCTGGAACGCCTACCCCTATACCCGAACCAG GTTCACTTGCCCCTTTGTGGAGAAATTCTCCATTGACATCGAAACTTTTTATAAAACGGATGCTGGAGAAAACCCTAATGTGTTCAGCCTGTCTCCTGTGGAGAAGAACCAGCTGACAATCGGTAACCTCCACCAAG ACTTCATCGACATCGTCAAAGACCCTGTGCCCCCCAACGAGTATAAGATGGAAGAAGACCCCAAGCTATTCCATTCGATCAAGACACAGCGGGGGCCCCTGTCTGACAATTGGATTGAGGAGTACAAGCAGCAGGTGTTTCCCATAATGTGTGCCTACAAGCTCTGCAAGGTGGAGTTCCGCTATTGGGGCATGCAGTCCAAGATCGAGAGGTTCATCCATGACacgg GCCTGCGGAAGGTGATGGTGAGGGCCCACCGGCAGGCCTGGTGCTGGCAGGACGAGTGGTACGGGCTCAATATGGAGAACATCcgggagctggagaaagaagcGCAGCTCATGCTGTCCCGCAAGATGGCCCAGTTCAATGAAGATGATGAAGAGGCTGCCGAACTGGCCAAGGACGAAgccagccaggcccaggcccctggggagCCCCCCCAGCCCAGCAGTAGCAGCGGGGAGCCCCTGGCAGGCCGGGGCCTCAAGAAACAGTGGTCTACATCCTCCAAGTCCTCGCGGTCATCTAAGCGGGGAG CCAGCCCTTCCCGCCACAGCATCTCCGAGTGGAGGATGCAGAGTATCGCCCGGGACTCAGACGAGAGCTCAGACGACGAGTACTTCGACGCTCATG aggACCTGTCTGATTCAGAAGAAATATTCCCCAAGGACATCACCAAGTGGAGCTCCAATGACCTCATGGACAAAATTGAAAGTCCTGAGCCGGAGGATACACAGG ACGGTCTATACCGCCAGAGCGCCCCTGAATTCAGGGTGGCTTCCAGTGTGGAGCAGCTGAACATCATTGAG GACGAGGTCAGCCCACCCCTGGCTGCGCCGGCCTCCACAATCCACgtgttgctgctggtgctgcatGGAGGGACCATCCTGGACACGGGCACTGGAGACCCCAGCTCCAAGCAGGGCGACGCCAACACCATTGCCACCGTGTTCGACACCGTCATGCGTGTGCATTACCCCAGTGCCCTGGGCCGCCTCTCCATCCGCCTGGTGCCCTGCCCGCCCATCTGCTCCGATGCCTTCGCCCTTGTCTCCAA cctcagcccctaCAGCCACGATGAAGGCTGTCTGTCCAGCAGCCAGGACCACATCCCCctggctgccctgcccctgctggcCACCTCCTCACCCCAGTACCAGGAGGCGATTGCCACAGTGATTCAGCGGGCCAACCTTGCCTACGGGGACTTCATCAAGTCCCAGGAGGGCATGACCTTCAGTGGGCAG aTCTGCCTCATTGGGGACTGTGTGGGAGGCATCCTGGCATTCGATGCCTTATGCTACAGCAGCCAGCCAGTGTCTGAGAGTCAGAGCAGCAGCCGTCGGGGCAGCGTGGCCAGCGTGCAG GAAACTGACCTGCTGTCCCCCGGCACCCTGGTCAATGCGGCACATGGCACCAGTGGCAGCAGTGGCCTGGAGAGCAGCCGGCACCTGAGCCGCAGCAACATTGATATTCCCCGAAGCAATGGTGTTGAGGACCCCAAAAGGCAGTGGCCCCGAAAGAGGAGCGACTCATCCACCTATGAGCTGGACACCATCCAACAGCACCAGGCCTTCCTATCCAG CCTCCATGCCAGTGTGCTGAGGAACGAGCCCAGCTCCCGCCGTTCGAGCAGCTCCACCATGCTGGATGGCTCAGGGGCCGTGGGGAAATTTGACTTTGAGATCGCAGATCTTTTCCTCTTTGGGTGCCCGCTGGGGCTGGTCCTGGCCTTGAGGAAGACCGTCATCCCTACCCTTGATG tTTTCCAGCTGCGGCCAGCCTGCCAGCAAGTCTACAACCTCTTCCACCCCGCGGACCCGTCGGCCTCTCGCCTGGAGCCGCTGCTGGAGCGGAGATTCCACGCCCTGCCGCCTTTCAGCATCCCCCGCTACCAGCGCTACCCGCTGGGGGACGGCTGCTCCACGCTGCTGG TCGAGACAGTGCAGAGAAACCCTGAGCTGGTCCTGGAGGGCGGGCCcctggcccctctccccccaggggACGGCTTCCTGGAAACCAGTATCCCTGTTCCCGCGCTCACCTGGCAAGACGGGCCCCGCCCGAGCCCGGGCTGTGCTGAGT CAGATGCACTCCAGACCCACAACACGGTCTTTCAAGAGCATGTGGCCCCCTCCTCGCCCAGTGCCGCCCCCACCACCCGAGGTTTCCGCCGAGCCAGTGAGATCAGCATTGCCAGCCAGGTGTCGGGCATGGCCGAGAGCTACACAGCATCCAGCATTGCCCAGA TTGCAGCAAAATGGTGGGGTCAGAAGCGGATCGACTATGCCCTGTACTGCCCTGACGCCCTGACGGCCTTCCCCACGGTGGCCCTGCCCCACCTCTTCCACGCCAGCTACTGGGAGTCAACAGATGTGGTCTCCTTCCTGCTGAGACAG GTCATGAGGCATGACAACTCCAGCATCCTGGAGCTGGATGGCAAAGAGGTTTCAGTGTTCACCCCCTCAAAGCCAAGAGAGAAGTGGCAGCGCAAGAGGACCCACGTGAAGCTGAGG AATGTGACCGCCAACCACCGGATCAATGACGCAGTCGCCAACGAGGATGGCCCACAGGTTCTGACGGGCCGATTCATGTATGGGCCCCTGGATATGGTCACTCTGACTGGAGAGAAG GTGGATGTGCACATCATGATGCAGCCACCCTCGGGCGAGTGGCTGTACCTGGACACGTTGGTGACCAACAGCAGTGGGCGGGTCTCCTACACCATCCCTGAGACCCACCGCTTGGGTGTGGGCGTCTACCCCATCAAGATGGTGGTCAG GGGAGACCACACGTTTGCTGACAGCTACATCACCGTGCTGCCCAAGGGCACGGAGTTTGTGGTCTTCAGTATTGATGGCTCCTTTGCCGCCAGCGTGTCCATCATGGGCAGCGACCCCAAAGTGCGGGCTGGGGCTGTGGACGTGGTGCG GCACTGGCAGGACCTGGGCTACCTCATCATCTATGTGACGGGCCGGCCTGACATGCAGAAGCAGCGCGTGGTGGCATGGCTGGCCCAGCACAACTTCCCCCACGGTGTGGTGTCCTTCTGTGATGGCCTGGTGCATGACCCGCTACGGCATAAGGCCAACTTCCTGAAGCTGCTCATCTCTGAG CTGCACCTGCGCGTGCACGCGGCCTACGGCTCCACCAAGGACGTGGCAGTCTACAGCTCCATCAGCCTGTCCCCCATGCAGATCTACATCGTGGGCCGGCCCACCAAGAAGCTGCAGCAGCAGTGCCAG TTCATCACGGATGGCTATGCGGCTCACCTGGCCCAGCTCAAGTACAACCACCGGGCACGGCCGGCCCGCAACGCGGCCACCCGCATGGCACTGCGGAAAGGCAGCTTCGGCCTGCCAGGCCAGGGTGACTTCTTGCGCTCCCGGAACCACCTGCTCCGCACCATCTCAGCCCAGCCCAGCGGGCCTGGCCACCGGCATGATCGGACACAGAGCCAGGCAGATGGCGAGCAGCGGGGACAGCGCAGCATGAGTGTGGCAGCTGGCTGCTGGGGCCGCACCATGGCTGGCCGGCTTGAGCCAGGGGCAGCCGCGGGCCCCAAGTAG